One stretch of Chitinophaga pendula DNA includes these proteins:
- a CDS encoding NADH-quinone oxidoreductase subunit B: MARPVQYNTKVKTVEIPEGYSGEGFFATSFDRVIGLARKNSIWPLPFATSCCGIEFMATMASNYDMARFGAERMAFTPRQCDLLMVMGTIAKKMGPVLRQVYLQMAEPRWVMAVGACASSGGIFDTYSVLQGIDQVIPVDVYVPGCPPRPEAIIDGFMNIQQLVHNESLRRRHTDRYKELMTSYGIE, translated from the coding sequence ATGGCTCGTCCGGTTCAGTATAATACCAAGGTGAAAACGGTGGAGATACCGGAAGGATATTCCGGAGAGGGTTTTTTTGCCACTTCATTCGACAGGGTGATAGGTCTGGCGCGTAAGAACTCTATCTGGCCTTTGCCTTTTGCGACCTCCTGTTGTGGGATCGAGTTTATGGCTACGATGGCTTCCAATTATGACATGGCGAGGTTTGGTGCCGAACGTATGGCATTTACGCCGCGTCAGTGCGACCTGTTGATGGTAATGGGGACTATTGCCAAGAAGATGGGGCCTGTATTGCGGCAGGTGTACCTGCAGATGGCCGAGCCTCGTTGGGTGATGGCAGTAGGTGCCTGTGCATCCAGTGGAGGTATTTTCGATACTTACTCTGTATTGCAGGGTATTGACCAGGTGATCCCGGTGGATGTGTATGTACCGGGTTGTCCTCCTCGTCCGGAAGCGATCATAGACGGCTTTATGAACATCCAGCAACTGGTACATAATGAGAGTCTGCGTCGCCGTCATACGGACCGTTACAAGGAGCTGATGACCTCTTACGGCATTGAGTAG
- a CDS encoding NADH-quinone oxidoreductase subunit C: MSLTNEHIKQRLADKFGDQVSGFEESFGVLSFIAPKELNLKVMQFLFDDEELRFRFLTDLTAVHYPDRSGEELAVVYHLYNFQDRVRLRFKVYTATAAPQVFTATALYESANWMERETYDFFGVDFVGHPNLKRILNVDEMTYFPMRKEFPLEDPLRVDKDDEMFGR, translated from the coding sequence ATGTCTTTGACAAACGAGCATATTAAACAACGATTGGCAGATAAGTTTGGAGACCAGGTCTCTGGCTTTGAAGAATCGTTTGGGGTGCTGTCCTTTATCGCGCCAAAAGAATTGAACCTGAAAGTGATGCAGTTCCTTTTTGATGACGAGGAGCTGCGTTTTCGCTTTCTGACGGACCTGACAGCGGTACATTACCCGGATCGCAGTGGCGAAGAGCTGGCGGTGGTATATCATCTGTACAACTTCCAGGACCGGGTGCGTTTGCGTTTTAAAGTATATACCGCTACGGCAGCGCCGCAGGTATTTACGGCCACCGCCCTGTATGAGTCTGCCAACTGGATGGAGCGGGAGACATACGACTTCTTTGGTGTGGACTTCGTAGGCCACCCTAACCTGAAGCGTATCCTCAACGTGGATGAAATGACCTATTTCCCGATGCGTAAGGAATTTCCGCTGGAAGATCCGTTGCGTGTGGACAAGGACGACGAGATGTTCGGCCGGTAA
- a CDS encoding NADH-quinone oxidoreductase subunit D: protein MSEQQNIQLPEGSIERQTTTLNLGPTHPATHGVFQNILEMDGERIVSTVSTVGYIHRAFEKIAERRPYYQITPLTDRLNYCSAPINNLGWHLTVEKLLGIQVPKRVDYLRIIIMELARITDHLICNGVMGVDTGAFTGFLYLMKYRELVYEIYEEICGSRLTTNIGRVGGFERNFTPAAFEKLHRFLEEYPKALKEFETLMTRNRIFMERTQGVGGISAERAMSYGFTGPNLRAAGVDYDVRVAHPYCSYEEFEFSVPVGSTGDCYDRFMVRNAEMWESLSIIRQVLEKLKNEPADVYHADVPAYYLPDKSDVYTKMEALIYHFKIVMGESDILPGELYHAVEGANGELGFYLISDGGRSPYRLHFRRPCFIYYQAYPELVKGAMLSDAIICLSSLNLIAGELDA, encoded by the coding sequence ATGTCAGAGCAGCAAAATATACAACTGCCGGAAGGCTCTATAGAAAGGCAAACGACGACGCTGAACCTGGGTCCTACGCACCCGGCTACCCACGGGGTGTTTCAAAATATCCTGGAGATGGATGGGGAACGTATCGTCAGTACTGTATCTACTGTAGGGTATATACACCGTGCCTTTGAAAAGATCGCTGAGCGCAGACCGTATTACCAGATCACGCCGCTCACGGACCGTCTGAACTACTGTTCTGCACCTATCAATAACCTGGGATGGCACCTGACTGTAGAGAAACTGCTGGGCATACAAGTGCCTAAGCGGGTAGATTACCTGCGTATCATCATTATGGAACTGGCCCGTATCACCGACCACCTGATCTGTAACGGGGTAATGGGAGTGGATACCGGCGCATTCACCGGCTTCCTTTACCTGATGAAGTACCGGGAACTAGTATATGAAATATATGAGGAGATCTGCGGTTCCCGCTTGACGACCAATATCGGCCGTGTAGGTGGATTTGAGCGCAACTTCACCCCTGCTGCTTTTGAGAAACTGCACCGTTTCCTGGAAGAATATCCCAAAGCATTGAAAGAGTTTGAGACCCTGATGACGCGTAACCGCATCTTCATGGAGCGTACCCAGGGAGTAGGTGGCATCAGCGCCGAAAGAGCGATGAGCTATGGTTTTACCGGGCCTAACCTGCGTGCTGCCGGCGTGGACTACGATGTGCGGGTGGCACATCCGTATTGCTCTTATGAAGAGTTTGAGTTTTCTGTACCGGTAGGTTCTACCGGCGACTGTTATGACCGTTTCATGGTGCGTAACGCGGAAATGTGGGAGAGCCTGAGCATCATCCGCCAGGTGCTGGAGAAACTGAAGAACGAACCTGCAGATGTTTACCATGCGGATGTACCTGCGTACTACCTGCCTGATAAATCTGATGTATATACGAAGATGGAGGCATTGATCTACCACTTCAAAATTGTAATGGGAGAATCCGATATCCTGCCTGGTGAACTGTATCATGCAGTGGAAGGGGCGAACGGAGAGCTGGGGTTCTACCTGATCAGCGATGGTGGCCGCAGCCCTTACCGACTGCACTTCCGCCGTCCTTGTTTCATTTACTACCAGGCTTATCCTGAACTGGTGAAAGGTGCGATGCTCAGTGATGCAATCATCTGCCTGAGTAGTCTGAACCTGATCGCAGGGGAGCTGGATGCCTAA
- the nuoE gene encoding NADH-quinone oxidoreductase subunit NuoE gives MAQFSEEKLNKVKEIIARYPDGKQKSALIPLLHLAQQEFDGWLSAEVMDYVASLLQISAIEVYEVATFYSMFNLKPVGKYVFEVCQTGPCMLNGSDQIIDYIKQQLNIGVGETTTDGLFTLKTVECLGACGYAPMMQLGKHYREHLTPQKVDEIIAACRATAN, from the coding sequence ATGGCTCAATTTTCTGAAGAGAAACTGAATAAAGTAAAAGAGATCATTGCACGCTATCCGGACGGGAAGCAGAAGAGTGCATTGATACCTCTGTTGCACCTGGCGCAGCAAGAGTTTGACGGCTGGCTGAGTGCAGAAGTAATGGATTATGTGGCTTCGTTGTTACAGATCAGCGCTATAGAGGTGTACGAGGTGGCTACTTTTTACAGCATGTTCAACCTGAAGCCCGTAGGAAAATACGTGTTTGAGGTGTGCCAGACCGGTCCTTGTATGCTGAATGGCTCGGACCAGATCATTGATTATATCAAACAGCAGTTGAATATCGGGGTAGGTGAGACGACCACAGATGGTCTTTTCACGCTGAAGACGGTAGAGTGCCTGGGCGCCTGCGGCTATGCACCGATGATGCAGCTGGGCAAACATTACCGCGAGCATCTTACACCACAAAAGGTGGATGAGATCATTGCAGCATGCAGGGCTACTGCCAACTAA
- the nuoF gene encoding NADH-quinone oxidoreductase subunit NuoF, translating to MGRKLLLDKAHIEGIRYYDVYRKHGGYAAAEKALKSMTPELVVEEVKKSGLRGRGGAGFPSGMKWSFLAKPEGVPRYLVCNADESEPGTFKDRYLMEFLPHLLIEGLLISSFALGTHRTYIYIRGEYAWIPDILEEAIAEAKKNGWLGQNILGTGYDLEIYVQRGAGAYICGEETALIESLEGKRGNPRIKPPFPAIKGLWECPTVVNNVETLAAVVPIINIGGDEYVKYGTGKSTGTKLISACGNINKPGVYEIEMNISVEEFIFSDEYCGGIPNGKRLKACIPGGSSVPILPANMLLTTAKGEPRMMTYESLNDGGFASGTMMGSGGFIVLDEDQCVVRHTLSLARFYHHESCGQCSPCREGTGWMKRVLMNIENGKGKMSDIDLLWDIQRKIEGNTICPLGDAAAWPVAAAIRHFRDEFEWHVNHPEESQRRNYGLAHYADPLPKPEPAPAAV from the coding sequence ATGGGACGTAAACTACTATTAGACAAGGCACATATCGAGGGAATACGGTACTATGATGTATACCGTAAGCATGGTGGATATGCAGCGGCGGAGAAAGCGCTGAAGAGCATGACACCTGAGCTGGTGGTAGAAGAAGTGAAGAAGAGCGGACTGCGCGGACGTGGTGGCGCTGGCTTCCCCAGTGGGATGAAATGGAGCTTCCTGGCTAAACCGGAAGGCGTACCCCGCTACCTGGTGTGTAATGCCGACGAATCAGAGCCGGGCACTTTCAAAGACCGTTACCTGATGGAGTTCCTCCCTCACCTGTTAATAGAAGGTTTGCTGATCTCCAGTTTTGCGCTGGGCACACACCGTACTTACATTTATATCCGTGGGGAATATGCCTGGATACCGGACATCCTGGAAGAGGCGATCGCAGAAGCGAAAAAGAATGGCTGGCTGGGACAGAACATCCTGGGTACCGGTTATGACCTGGAGATCTATGTACAGCGTGGTGCTGGTGCTTATATCTGTGGAGAGGAAACGGCCCTGATAGAATCCCTGGAGGGTAAACGTGGTAATCCCCGTATCAAACCACCATTCCCGGCGATCAAAGGGCTGTGGGAATGTCCTACAGTGGTAAACAACGTAGAGACGTTAGCGGCAGTAGTACCCATTATCAACATAGGAGGAGACGAATATGTGAAATACGGCACCGGCAAATCTACCGGTACCAAACTGATATCCGCTTGTGGTAACATCAACAAACCCGGCGTTTATGAGATCGAAATGAACATTTCCGTAGAGGAGTTCATCTTTTCGGATGAATACTGTGGTGGTATCCCTAATGGCAAACGCCTGAAAGCGTGTATCCCTGGTGGTTCTTCCGTACCTATCCTGCCGGCCAACATGCTGTTGACCACTGCGAAAGGGGAACCCCGTATGATGACCTATGAGAGTCTGAACGACGGTGGTTTTGCTTCCGGTACCATGATGGGTTCCGGTGGTTTCATCGTACTGGATGAGGACCAGTGTGTAGTAAGGCATACTCTTTCGCTGGCACGTTTCTATCATCACGAGAGCTGCGGACAGTGTAGCCCTTGCCGTGAAGGTACCGGCTGGATGAAGCGGGTGTTGATGAACATTGAGAACGGAAAAGGAAAGATGAGTGATATAGACCTGCTGTGGGATATCCAGCGTAAGATAGAGGGTAACACCATCTGTCCGCTGGGTGATGCTGCTGCCTGGCCGGTAGCGGCTGCTATCCGCCACTTCAGGGATGAATTCGAGTGGCATGTGAACCACCCGGAAGAGAGTCAGCGTCGTAACTATGGTCTGGCACATTATGCCGATCCATTACCTAAACCGGAGCCGGCACCGGCTGCAGTGTAA
- a CDS encoding 2Fe-2S iron-sulfur cluster-binding protein gives MAEEKKLFKVKIDNITVEVEPGTTILNAARKIGGDVVPPAMCYYSKLQGSGGKCRTCLVKVSKGSDADPRPMPKLVASCRTTVMDGMEVGNITSPEVLDARKGVVEFLLLNHPLDCPVCDQAGECHLQDLGYEHGADGTRYEFKRRTFEQVDIGDQIKLHMTRCILCYRCVFTADQLTNKREHGVLGRGEAAEIGTYIHKALDNDFIGNVIDVCPVGALTDKTFRFKNRVWFLKPVDAHRNCDKCCGKTVLWMRGNEVYRVTARKDKYGEVEEFICNTCRFDKKEAKDWTIEGPRKIDRHSVISQGHYVDTVKPKDPLPDVLDGRQPKLLMDIHTVSEVNRPEIDLSKIEGPAHSDDFNIRK, from the coding sequence ATGGCTGAAGAAAAGAAACTATTTAAGGTCAAGATCGATAATATCACCGTGGAAGTGGAGCCTGGTACGACCATTCTCAACGCCGCCCGTAAGATCGGTGGCGATGTAGTACCTCCGGCTATGTGTTATTACTCTAAACTGCAGGGCAGCGGTGGTAAGTGCCGTACCTGCCTGGTGAAGGTGTCAAAAGGTTCGGATGCTGATCCGCGGCCGATGCCTAAACTGGTAGCCAGCTGCCGTACCACGGTGATGGATGGTATGGAAGTAGGTAACATCACCTCTCCGGAGGTGCTCGATGCCCGTAAGGGGGTAGTGGAGTTCCTGCTGCTGAACCATCCGCTGGACTGCCCGGTATGCGATCAGGCGGGTGAGTGTCACCTGCAGGACCTGGGTTATGAACATGGTGCTGATGGTACCCGTTATGAGTTCAAGAGAAGGACCTTTGAGCAGGTAGATATCGGGGACCAGATAAAACTGCACATGACACGCTGTATCCTGTGCTACCGTTGCGTATTTACCGCCGATCAGCTTACCAATAAAAGAGAGCATGGCGTATTGGGCCGGGGGGAAGCAGCAGAGATCGGCACTTATATACACAAAGCGCTGGACAACGACTTTATCGGTAACGTGATCGACGTATGTCCGGTAGGTGCGCTGACCGACAAGACCTTCCGTTTCAAAAACCGGGTATGGTTCCTAAAGCCGGTAGATGCACACCGTAACTGCGACAAGTGCTGTGGTAAGACCGTATTGTGGATGCGTGGTAATGAAGTATACCGGGTGACTGCCCGTAAGGACAAATACGGGGAGGTAGAGGAGTTCATCTGTAATACCTGCCGCTTTGATAAGAAAGAAGCCAAAGACTGGACCATTGAAGGGCCGCGTAAGATAGACCGTCATAGTGTGATCTCCCAGGGGCACTATGTAGATACTGTGAAACCGAAAGATCCGCTGCCGGATGTACTGGATGGCCGTCAGCCTAAACTGCTGATGGATATTCACACGGTGAGTGAGGTGAACCGGCCGGAGATCGACCTGTCGAAGATTGAAGGTCCTGCGCATTCGGACGATTTCAACATCAGGAAATAA
- the nuoH gene encoding NADH-quinone oxidoreductase subunit NuoH: protein MTLLAIEWAFIIEKILLISGVLTLSLVVAMYSTWGERKVAAWIQDRRGPNRAGPIGLLQPLADGGKLFFKEEIIPHLSNKFLFILGPSLAMLVACMTSAVIPWGDVLTIGGHTFSLQVADINIGVLYIFGVVSLGVYGIMLGGWASNNKFSLLAAIRAASQIISYELAFGLSLIALLMLTGSLSLKDIVEQQRHGWWNVVYQPLGFLIFLICAFAECNRTPFDLPEAENELNGGYHLEYSSMKLGFYLFAEYINMFISSALMASLYFGGYSFPGMDSLGLDQNIVTLLGFFALFLKIIFFLFLFMWVRWTIPRFRYDQLMRLGWNVLIPLAIVNMLVTGALVLWRQGA, encoded by the coding sequence ATGACGCTATTAGCAATTGAATGGGCTTTTATTATTGAGAAGATACTCTTGATCTCCGGGGTACTGACGTTATCGCTGGTGGTAGCCATGTACTCTACCTGGGGCGAGCGGAAAGTGGCGGCCTGGATCCAGGATCGTCGCGGACCTAACAGGGCCGGTCCTATTGGTCTGCTGCAGCCGCTGGCAGATGGTGGTAAACTGTTCTTCAAAGAGGAGATCATCCCGCATCTCTCTAACAAATTCCTGTTCATCCTGGGGCCTTCCCTGGCGATGCTGGTAGCTTGTATGACCAGTGCCGTAATACCCTGGGGGGATGTGCTGACCATTGGCGGCCATACCTTTTCCCTGCAGGTAGCGGATATCAACATCGGCGTACTGTATATATTCGGCGTAGTGAGCCTGGGTGTATACGGTATCATGCTGGGTGGCTGGGCTTCCAACAACAAGTTCTCCCTGCTGGCAGCTATCCGTGCGGCTTCCCAGATCATCTCTTATGAGCTGGCCTTCGGATTGTCGCTGATCGCGTTATTGATGCTGACCGGTTCTCTGAGCCTGAAAGATATTGTAGAGCAACAACGTCATGGATGGTGGAACGTGGTATATCAGCCACTGGGTTTCCTGATCTTCCTGATCTGTGCTTTTGCGGAGTGTAACCGTACTCCGTTTGACCTTCCTGAAGCGGAGAATGAGCTGAATGGTGGTTACCACCTGGAGTATTCTTCCATGAAACTGGGTTTCTACCTGTTTGCCGAGTATATCAACATGTTCATTAGCTCTGCACTGATGGCCAGCCTGTATTTCGGTGGTTACAGCTTCCCCGGCATGGACAGCCTGGGGCTGGACCAGAACATTGTAACCCTGCTGGGCTTCTTCGCCCTGTTCCTCAAGATCATATTCTTCCTGTTCCTGTTCATGTGGGTACGGTGGACGATCCCGAGGTTCCGTTACGATCAGCTGATGCGCCTGGGATGGAATGTACTGATCCCGCTGGCGATCGTGAATATGCTGGTAACGGGTGCGTTGGTATTGTGGAGACAAGGAGCATAA
- the nuoI gene encoding NADH-quinone oxidoreductase subunit NuoI, translating into MQALTNRAKPVDRSPLTFWERIYLPAILKGMFITFKHIFQRKATVNYPEQTRPFSPVFRGLHILNRDEEGRERCTACGLCAVSCPAEAITMEAAERKPGEEHLYREEKYAARYEINMLRCIFCGFCEEACPKDAIYLTETFAPSNYQRKGFIYGKDDLLIPEQQLPAPKA; encoded by the coding sequence ATGCAAGCATTAACAAACAGAGCTAAACCGGTAGACCGCAGTCCGCTGACATTTTGGGAGAGAATATACCTGCCGGCTATCCTGAAAGGCATGTTTATTACGTTCAAGCATATATTCCAGCGTAAGGCGACAGTGAACTACCCGGAACAAACGCGTCCATTCAGCCCGGTGTTCCGCGGATTGCATATCCTGAACCGTGATGAGGAAGGACGGGAGCGTTGTACTGCCTGTGGATTGTGTGCGGTATCCTGCCCGGCGGAAGCCATTACGATGGAAGCGGCGGAAAGGAAACCTGGAGAAGAGCACCTGTACCGGGAAGAGAAATATGCGGCGAGGTATGAGATCAACATGCTGCGTTGTATATTCTGCGGTTTCTGTGAAGAGGCCTGTCCTAAAGATGCGATCTATCTGACGGAGACCTTTGCTCCCTCCAACTATCAGCGTAAGGGCTTTATCTATGGTAAAGATGACCTGTTGATACCAGAGCAGCAATTGCCCGCGCCTAAGGCGTAA
- a CDS encoding NADH-quinone oxidoreductase subunit J family protein encodes MSPQQIIFLVLSTISLICALGVILARNPVSSVLCLILTFFTIAAHYVMLNAQFLAVVHIIVYAGAIMVLFLFVIMLMNLNAEVEPQKRNWLKYAGAISGGALLVVLVAAMRDATMPGLQSGSTDIGLIQNLGKTLFNHYVLPFEVSSILFLSAMIGAVVIGKK; translated from the coding sequence ATGAGTCCACAACAAATTATTTTCCTGGTGTTATCCACTATATCGCTGATATGTGCATTGGGTGTGATATTGGCCAGGAACCCTGTAAGCAGCGTATTGTGCCTGATACTCACCTTCTTTACCATAGCGGCTCACTATGTGATGCTGAATGCGCAGTTCCTGGCAGTGGTACATATTATTGTATATGCGGGCGCCATCATGGTATTGTTCCTGTTTGTGATCATGCTGATGAACCTCAATGCAGAAGTAGAACCCCAGAAACGTAACTGGTTGAAATATGCGGGCGCTATCAGTGGAGGTGCTTTACTGGTGGTGCTGGTAGCTGCAATGCGCGATGCTACTATGCCTGGTTTGCAGTCCGGATCTACTGATATCGGTTTGATCCAGAACTTGGGTAAGACGCTGTTCAATCACTACGTACTTCCCTTTGAAGTGAGCAGTATCCTGTTCCTCAGCGCGATGATAGGTGCTGTGGTAATAGGTAAGAAATAG
- the nuoK gene encoding NADH-quinone oxidoreductase subunit NuoK, whose translation MPVQYYIFLSIALFCIGVMGVLMRRNAIIIFMCIELMLNAVNLLMVAFSKMWADAGRIDAAAAQIFVFFIMVVAAAEVAVGLAIIVMVYRNTHSVDINILNRLKN comes from the coding sequence ATGCCGGTTCAATATTATATCTTCCTCAGCATTGCCCTGTTCTGCATTGGTGTTATGGGCGTGTTAATGCGCAGGAATGCCATTATCATTTTCATGTGTATAGAGCTCATGCTGAATGCAGTGAACTTACTGATGGTGGCTTTTTCAAAAATGTGGGCGGATGCCGGACGTATTGACGCTGCTGCCGCACAGATCTTTGTATTCTTTATCATGGTAGTGGCAGCCGCTGAAGTAGCAGTAGGCCTGGCCATCATCGTGATGGTATATCGCAACACCCATTCTGTAGATATTAATATCCTGAACAGATTGAAGAATTAA
- the nuoL gene encoding NADH-quinone oxidoreductase subunit L: MINLVWLVPFLPLLGFLINGIGRRSVSKSLAGIIGSGAVLAAFVVSVLIFLEVLRPGFQAQTVHLFDFISVGTLQIPFAFQVDQLSALFLLIITGVGALIHIYSTSYMHDESREGFARYFAYLNLFVFSMLILVLGANYVMMFIGWEGVGLCSYLLIGFWFKNNNYTNAAKKAFVMNRIGDLGFLLGIFFMIAQFGSVTFPEVFEKAAGLGMNNTTIMAIAALLFVGAMGKSAQLPLYTWLPDAMAGPTPVSALIHAATMVTAGIYMIARSNILYTLVPCVQTFIAVIGLATALLAASIALKQNDIKKVLAYSTVSQLGYMFLALGVGAYTAAVFHVMTHAFFKALLFLGSGSVIHAMGGEQDIRKMGGLKKYMPVTNFTFLIGCLAIAGIPGLSGFFSKDEILAHAFGASKIMYVLALAGALMTAFYMFRLYYITFSGKFRGTHEQEHHLHESPAAITLPLIILAVFSVIGGYVGLPEVFGVKHALAAYLEPVFAPSAPFVSEHHLSHSTEWMLMGISTALVIIFILLARKQFSNYQDNGKENTGLAKVLENKWYVDELYDAIIVKPLMLLSNFFQDVIERAGIDRLVNGVGRGVQWSSQQIRLVQNGQVGFYIFAMVLGMIVLLIIGLLF, translated from the coding sequence ATGATTAATCTCGTCTGGCTGGTACCATTTTTACCATTATTAGGATTCCTGATTAATGGAATAGGAAGGAGATCTGTATCCAAATCCTTAGCGGGCATTATTGGAAGCGGGGCAGTATTGGCTGCCTTTGTAGTGAGCGTGCTGATATTCCTGGAGGTATTACGTCCGGGATTCCAGGCGCAGACCGTACACCTGTTCGACTTTATATCTGTAGGTACTTTACAGATACCTTTTGCCTTCCAGGTAGACCAGCTGAGCGCTTTGTTCCTGCTGATCATTACCGGTGTAGGTGCTCTGATCCACATCTACTCTACTTCTTATATGCATGATGAGAGCAGAGAGGGTTTTGCGCGTTACTTTGCGTACCTGAACCTGTTCGTTTTCTCCATGCTGATACTGGTACTGGGCGCCAACTATGTGATGATGTTCATCGGATGGGAGGGCGTAGGTCTCTGTTCTTACCTGCTGATCGGTTTCTGGTTTAAGAATAACAACTATACCAATGCAGCCAAGAAGGCCTTTGTGATGAACCGTATCGGTGACCTGGGTTTTCTGCTGGGTATCTTCTTTATGATTGCACAGTTTGGCAGTGTCACCTTCCCCGAAGTATTTGAGAAAGCGGCGGGCCTGGGCATGAATAATACGACCATTATGGCGATTGCGGCATTGCTCTTTGTAGGTGCAATGGGTAAATCTGCCCAGCTGCCGTTGTACACCTGGCTGCCGGATGCGATGGCGGGTCCTACTCCGGTATCTGCCCTGATCCATGCGGCTACGATGGTAACGGCTGGTATCTATATGATTGCCCGCAGTAATATCCTGTATACGCTGGTACCTTGTGTGCAGACGTTTATCGCGGTGATTGGCTTGGCGACGGCGTTGCTGGCTGCTTCTATCGCGCTGAAACAAAATGATATCAAAAAAGTACTGGCTTATTCTACAGTGAGCCAGCTCGGTTATATGTTCCTCGCGCTGGGAGTAGGTGCTTATACCGCAGCGGTATTTCACGTGATGACACACGCTTTCTTCAAAGCGTTGTTGTTCCTGGGTTCCGGTTCTGTGATCCACGCAATGGGTGGTGAGCAGGATATCCGTAAGATGGGAGGATTGAAGAAATATATGCCGGTGACCAACTTTACCTTCCTGATAGGCTGTCTGGCCATCGCGGGTATCCCTGGTCTGTCTGGTTTCTTCTCTAAAGATGAGATCCTGGCGCATGCTTTTGGCGCCAGCAAGATCATGTATGTACTGGCTTTGGCTGGTGCACTGATGACTGCTTTTTATATGTTCCGCTTATACTACATCACTTTCTCCGGTAAGTTCCGGGGTACGCACGAACAGGAGCATCACCTGCATGAAAGCCCGGCGGCTATTACGCTGCCGCTGATCATCCTGGCGGTGTTCTCTGTGATCGGTGGTTATGTAGGTCTGCCGGAAGTATTCGGGGTGAAACATGCGCTGGCTGCTTACCTGGAGCCGGTATTTGCCCCTTCTGCTCCTTTTGTGAGCGAACATCACCTTTCCCACAGCACAGAATGGATGCTGATGGGTATCAGTACCGCATTGGTGATCATCTTCATCCTGCTGGCGCGTAAGCAGTTCAGCAACTACCAGGACAATGGCAAGGAGAATACTGGCCTGGCCAAGGTACTGGAGAACAAATGGTATGTGGATGAGCTGTACGATGCGATCATTGTAAAACCGCTGATGTTGTTGTCCAACTTCTTCCAGGATGTGATAGAGCGTGCGGGTATCGACCGCCTGGTGAATGGCGTAGGTCGCGGCGTACAATGGAGCAGCCAGCAGATAAGACTAGTGCAGAATGGTCAGGTAGGTTTCTACATTTTTGCCATGGTATTGGGTATGATCGTGTTGCTGATAATAGGGTTGTTGTTCTAA